TGAGAATGCCGGTGTGAGTAGCGAAAAGAGGGGTGAGAATCCCCTCCGTCGAAAGCCCAAGGTTTCCTGAGGAAGGCTCGTCCGCTCAGGGTTAGTCTGGACCTAAGCCGAGGCCGAAAGGCGTAGGCGATGGATAACAGGTTGATATTCCTGTACCGCCGATCCACCGTTTGAACAATGGGGGGACGCAGGAGGATAGTGACGCATGCGGATGGAAGTGCATGTGCAAGTTTCAAGACCGTCTGATTGGCAAATCCGTCAGGCACCAAAGTCAAGGAACGATGCGGAGTCCCGTAGGGACGTAGGTCACGATTTCACACTGCCAAGAAAAGCCTCTAGTGAGGGGGAAGGCGCCAGTACCGTAAACCGACACAGGTAGGCGAGATGAGAATTCTAAGACGCGCGGGATAACTCTCGTTAAGGAACTCGGCAAAATGGTCCCGTAACTTCGGGAGAAGGGACGCTCTACATGAGTAGAGCCGCAGTGAATAGGCCCAAACGACTGTTTAGCAAAAACACAGGTCTCTGCTAAATCGCAAGATGACGTATAGGGGCTGACGCCTGCCCGGTGCTGGAAGGTTAAGGGGATGGGTTAGCGCAAGCGAAGCTTTGAACCGAAGCCCCAGTAAACGGCGGCCGTAACTATAACGGTCCTAAGGTAGCGAAATTCCTTGTCGGGTAAGTTCCGACCCGCACGAAAGGCGTAACGATTTGGGCACTGTCTCAACGAGAGACCCGGTGAAATCATAGTACCTGTGAAGATGCAGGTTACCCGCGACAGGACGGAAAGACCCCATGGAGCTTTACTACAGCCTGATATTGAGGCTTTGTGCATGATGTACAGGATAGGCGGGAGACGTCGAGCCCGGAGCGCCAGCTTCGGAGGAGTCACCCTTGGGATACCGCCCTTCATGCATAGAGTCTCTAACTCGCAGCCGTCATCCGGCTGGAGGACCGTGTCAGGCGGGTAGTTTGACTGGGGCGGTCGCCTCCTAAACAGTAACGGAGGCGCCCAAAGGTTCCCTCAGAATGGTTGGAAATCATTCGTAGAGCGCAAAGGCAGAAGGGAGCTTGACTGCGAGACCTACAAGTCGAGCAGGGACGAAAGTCGGGCTTAGTGATCCGGTGGTTCCGCATGGAAGGGCCATCGCTCAACGGATAAAAGCTACCCTGGGGATAACAGGCTGATCTCCCCCAAGAGTCCACATCGACGGGGAGGTTTGGCACCTCGATGTCGGCTCATCGCATCCTGGGGCTGGAGTAGGTCCCAAGGGTTGGGCTGTTCGCCCATTAAAGCGGTACGCGAGCTGGGTTCAGAACGTCGTGAGACAGTTCGGTCCCTATCCGTCGTGGGCGCAGGAAATTTGAGGAGAGCTGTCCTTAGTACGAGAGGACCGGGATGGACGCACCGCTGGTGTACCAGTTGTTCCGCCAGGAGCATCGCTGGGTAGCTACGTGCGGACGGGATAAATGCTGAAAGCATCTAAGCATGAAGCCCCCTCCAAGATGAGATTTCCCTTTGAGTAATCAAGAAAGACCCCTCAGAGACGATGAGGTAGATAGGTCACGGGTGGAAGCATGGCGACATGTGGAGCTGAGTGATACTAATCGGTCGAGGCCTTGTTCTAGCAGATGCTTGTTGATGACTTCAGTTTTGAGGGCGCGAGCCCGATCGTCTGGTGACGATAGCCAAGTGGTCACACCCGTTCCCATGCCGAACACGGAAGTTAAGCACTTGAACGCCGAAAGTAGTTGAGGGCTTCCCCCTGTGAGGATAGGACGTTGCCAGGCACTTGACCGATCTGCAGATTGCAGGTCGGTCTTTTTGTGTTTTATAAAAAGCCTTATCAGTTGCATTTCTTTTTTTAGATGATTACTATTAAATCAAACAATAGTCAAAGATGGTCAGAGAGGTGGTGCCAATGCAAAACATCACAGATATCATCGAAGCCTATTTAAAGCAAATTTTACACGACGAAAAGACGATTGAAATCAAACGTCAAGAAATTGCACAGCGTTTTGACTGTGTTCCATCACAAATCAACTACGTCATCAATACTCGTTTTACGGTCGAAAAGGGTTATTTCGTTGAAAGTAAACGGGGTGGCGGTGGATACATTCGGATTCAAAAAATCGTTGTGCTCGATAGTCACGATCTATTAGATGAAGTC
This region of Exiguobacterium acetylicum DSM 20416 genomic DNA includes:
- a CDS encoding CtsR family transcriptional regulator; its protein translation is MQNITDIIEAYLKQILHDEKTIEIKRQEIAQRFDCVPSQINYVINTRFTVEKGYFVESKRGGGGYIRIQKIVVLDSHDLLDEVSSWIDDHLTEQAAEDYLIRLMNEQLLTRREAILIQSLLQKESLPMAVEDQHRMRAHLMRTLLQTMKRL